One genomic window of Campylobacter curvus includes the following:
- a CDS encoding AAA family ATPase, giving the protein MEKEIFYVDGEIYELATLWTLRAIFDLGGERELLRSGCDDVLEFLGIESKEPKEEDIQNLKNRLEILEKSQISCELKDLEHNLNLLQENLGLNSTERDILRFVAIMYNYEVVSNACNTLGELNNIQAIKAISKILNLNFGDVQKVFRKDGIFAKTSIIRLDTNTHNLKYKIDVINNNFMCDLFIKCESMDEIFESSIKPCSKTNLTTKSYPHIKEDVKILLSFLKNAITKKQKGVNVLLYGSAGTGKTELSKVIASELNLKLYEVAYDDGDGYANEHQRIRSYCLAQNVLSAGSNLLMYDEAEDIFNTNNDEKRQYGKAFINRSLETNELPTIWITNNIFDMDEAVVRRFNLAIEIGIPTEDVRAKIIKKYSENLIDNKLVKKLAKNKFIAPALISNASAVVSNLNTKDKNKAFERVINNTLKAQGYEEIRDYNPRDDLPSSYDPNFVNSDCDLKELMQGIKVSKNARICLYGVPGTGKSAYAKFIAKSLKKPIIIKKGSDLLSMFVGGTEKNIALAFKEAKEKHAVLVFDEVDSFLQDRGMATRSWEVTQVNEMLVQMESFDGIFIATTNLIDNLDKACLRRFDLKLEFSYLLPEQAQNLFKKECTLLKVKFDENAAKKVSNLGLLTPGDFASVRRQAKFRPIKNGDDFCHRLELEVALKNEEKSVKIGF; this is encoded by the coding sequence ATGGAAAAAGAGATTTTTTACGTAGATGGCGAGATATATGAGCTTGCGACACTTTGGACACTTCGTGCTATTTTTGATCTCGGAGGAGAAAGAGAATTGTTAAGAAGCGGATGTGACGATGTTTTAGAGTTTTTGGGTATCGAGTCAAAAGAGCCTAAAGAAGAAGATATCCAAAATCTTAAAAACAGACTTGAAATTCTTGAAAAAAGTCAAATTTCATGCGAGCTAAAAGATCTTGAACACAACCTAAATTTACTTCAAGAAAATTTAGGTCTAAATAGTACCGAGAGAGATATTTTGAGATTTGTCGCGATCATGTACAACTATGAAGTAGTCTCTAATGCCTGCAATACACTAGGAGAGTTAAATAACATACAAGCCATAAAAGCTATCTCAAAGATACTAAATTTAAACTTTGGCGATGTTCAAAAGGTCTTTAGAAAAGATGGAATCTTTGCCAAGACTTCGATAATAAGACTAGACACTAATACGCATAATCTAAAATATAAAATCGATGTCATAAACAATAACTTTATGTGTGATTTGTTTATTAAATGTGAAAGCATGGACGAGATATTTGAAAGCTCGATAAAGCCATGTAGCAAGACAAATTTGACCACAAAGAGCTACCCACACATAAAAGAAGATGTGAAAATTTTGCTCTCATTTCTAAAAAATGCCATTACTAAAAAGCAAAAAGGAGTAAATGTACTCCTATATGGCTCAGCAGGAACTGGTAAAACAGAGCTTAGCAAAGTGATAGCTAGTGAGCTAAATTTGAAGCTTTATGAAGTAGCTTATGATGACGGAGATGGATATGCAAATGAGCATCAAAGGATAAGATCGTATTGTCTTGCACAAAATGTACTATCCGCTGGATCAAATTTATTGATGTATGACGAAGCAGAGGATATATTTAACACAAATAATGACGAAAAAAGACAGTACGGCAAAGCCTTTATAAATAGATCTCTTGAGACTAATGAGCTGCCTACTATTTGGATAACAAATAACATTTTTGATATGGATGAGGCCGTGGTTAGAAGGTTTAACCTAGCCATAGAGATAGGCATACCAACTGAAGATGTAAGAGCAAAGATCATAAAAAAATATAGTGAAAATTTGATAGACAATAAGCTCGTAAAAAAGCTAGCTAAAAATAAGTTTATAGCTCCAGCGCTCATCAGTAACGCAAGCGCTGTTGTCTCAAATTTAAACACAAAGGACAAAAATAAAGCCTTTGAGCGAGTGATAAACAACACTTTAAAAGCACAAGGTTACGAGGAGATAAGAGATTACAATCCAAGAGACGATCTGCCAAGCAGCTACGATCCAAATTTCGTAAACTCAGACTGCGATCTAAAAGAGTTAATGCAAGGCATAAAAGTAAGCAAAAACGCAAGAATATGCCTTTATGGTGTGCCTGGAACTGGCAAAAGTGCTTATGCTAAATTTATCGCTAAAAGTCTAAAAAAGCCGATCATCATCAAAAAAGGAAGCGATCTTTTATCTATGTTTGTAGGAGGAACTGAGAAAAATATAGCATTAGCCTTCAAAGAAGCCAAAGAAAAACATGCTGTGCTAGTCTTTGACGAAGTAGATAGCTTTTTGCAAGATAGAGGCATGGCTACAAGAAGCTGGGAAGTAACCCAAGTGAATGAGATGTTAGTGCAGATGGAGAGCTTTGATGGTATCTTTATCGCTACGACGAATTTGATCGATAATCTAGATAAAGCCTGTCTTAGAAGGTTTGATCTAAAACTTGAGTTTAGCTATTTGCTGCCAGAGCAAGCGCAAAATTTGTTTAAAAAAGAGTGCACACTACTAAAAGTCAAATTTGACGAAAATGCAGCCAAAAAGGTTTCAAATTTAGGCTTGCTAACGCCTGGAGACTTTGCCAGTGT
- a CDS encoding agmatine deiminase family protein codes for MQPTILLSALLPKHHAKVTTSLCQIFDRHGVGYQFLQTKDIWMRDFMPFLLDNGRLVSYDYDPDYLKDDKYSHLRTKIQPLKEHINLVIDGGNFIRLGGKAIMTDKIFKENPTKTKSEIIETIKQKCALNELIIIPRQPYDMLGHSDGMVRWIDENSVLLNDFSNESKSFNDRLIKALKKYGLNIKFMKYGEGFFSKKRDWGAYLNFIKIKDILIVPIYGMDDDDTAIEQIKKIYSGCSVETINLSEIIELGGALHCITAEKFGW; via the coding sequence ATGCAGCCAACTATCCTACTTTCAGCACTTTTACCAAAACACCACGCCAAAGTAACCACCAGTTTGTGCCAGATATTTGACCGGCACGGAGTTGGCTATCAGTTTTTGCAAACAAAAGACATTTGGATGAGGGACTTTATGCCGTTTTTGCTAGATAATGGGCGCCTCGTCTCTTACGACTACGATCCAGACTACCTAAAAGATGATAAATATAGCCATCTAAGGACAAAGATCCAGCCGCTAAAAGAACATATAAATTTAGTCATTGATGGTGGAAATTTCATAAGGCTTGGAGGCAAAGCCATCATGACTGATAAAATTTTCAAAGAAAATCCAACAAAAACAAAGTCCGAGATCATTGAGACCATAAAGCAAAAATGCGCGCTAAATGAGCTCATCATCATACCAAGGCAGCCATACGATATGCTAGGTCACAGCGACGGCATGGTGAGGTGGATAGATGAAAACAGCGTGCTATTAAATGACTTTTCAAACGAGAGTAAGAGTTTTAACGATAGGCTTATAAAGGCTCTTAAAAAGTACGGTTTGAATATCAAATTTATGAAGTATGGCGAGGGCTTTTTTAGTAAAAAGAGAGATTGGGGCGCTTACTTAAATTTTATTAAAATTAAGGATATTTTAATAGTTCCGATATATGGGATGGATGATGACGATACGGCGATAGAGCAGATCAAGAAAATTTATAGTGGCTGCAGTGTAGAGACGATAAATTTAAGCGAAATCATAGAGCTTGGCGGAGC